A single region of the Buteo buteo chromosome 16, bButBut1.hap1.1, whole genome shotgun sequence genome encodes:
- the LOC142040616 gene encoding gap junction beta-5 protein-like translates to MNWGVFEGLLSGVNKYSTAFGRIWLSVVFIFRLLVYVVAAERVWSDDHKDFDCNTRQPGCTNVCYDHFFPVSHIRLWALQLILVTCPSLLVIMHVAYREAKEQRHRAAGGGDGRCIYPNPGKKRGGLWWTYLLSLIFKAGVDVVFLYIFYRFYKNYTLPRLVKCELPPCPNMVDCFISRPTEKNIFTLFMVVTACVCVMLSLVEAAYLIGKRCRECLLAGSGDSHQHGQDCALSHTEPVGTVGQVFHGADYKPPTVSIPPTASSPSTLSEEEEEDALP, encoded by the coding sequence ATGAACTGGGGGGTGTTCGAAGGGCTCCTGAGCGGGGTCAACAAGTACTCCACAGCCTTCGGCCGCATCTGGCTCTCCGTGGTCTTCATCTTCCGCCTGCTGGTCTACGTGGTGGCGGCCGAGCGGGTCTGGAGCGACGACCACAAGGACTTTGACTGCAACACGCGGCAGCCGGGCTGCACCAACGTCTGCTACGACCACTTCTTCCCCGTCTCCCACATTCGCCTCTGGGCCCTGCAGCTCATCCTGGTGAcctgtccatccctcctggtcATCATGCACGTGGCCTACCGGGAGGCCAAGGAGCAGAGGCACCGTGCCGCCGGCGGGGGCGACGGCCGCTGCATCTACCCCAACCCCGGCAAGAAGCGGGGGGGGCTGTGGTGGACCTACCTGCTCAGCCTCATCTTCAAGGCTGGCGTGGACGTGGTCTTCCTCTACATCTTCTACCGCTTCTACAAGAACTACACCCTGCCCCGGCTGGTGAAGTGtgagctgcctccctgccccaaCATGGTGGACTGCTTCATCTCCCGGCCCACCGAGAAGAACATCTTCACCCTCTTCATGGTGGTCACTGCCTGCGTCTGTGTCATGCTGAGCCTCGTCGAAGCCGCCTACCTGATCGGCAAGCGGTGCCGCGAGTGTCTCCTGGCCGGCAGCGGGGACAGCCACCAGCACGGCCAGGACTGCGCGCTCTCCCACACCGAGCCCGTGGGCACGGTGGGACAGGTTTTCCACGGGGCGGATTACAAACCTCCCACGGTCTCCATCCCCCCCACGgcctccagccccagcacgctgtccgaggaggaggaggaggacgctCTTCCCTAG